One Phocaeicola dorei genomic region harbors:
- a CDS encoding alpha/beta hydrolase gives MKKLYIILFIQIGWIFPLSAQKQDSIYIGTRHTLFSEILNEERKYWIYVPETKAGEKGKAYPVLYLLDGDSFFHSVVGFTRFFSSSKTSNLPPCIVVAVLNTDRTRDFTPTCSAARRDGTICPYDKPAGGGAEQFYRFLIEELRLEVENKVPANGTNFLVGHSYAGLFTLQTLSNHPESFDSYIAIDPSLWWDRGVFLQQAAKNVYQKDFSGKHLYVAFATRQRPAIKLIQFSLADSLKNKIIPEMKNKHLHVIYKKFPDEVHGTIALPAIFDGLKSLFHSTISTKEAT, from the coding sequence ATGAAGAAACTTTATATAATACTGTTTATACAAATAGGATGGATATTCCCGCTCTCCGCACAAAAACAAGATTCCATTTATATCGGAACGCGTCATACATTGTTTTCTGAAATACTGAATGAAGAAAGAAAATATTGGATTTATGTACCTGAGACCAAAGCAGGTGAAAAAGGAAAGGCTTATCCGGTTCTTTATCTATTGGATGGAGATTCCTTCTTTCATTCCGTGGTTGGCTTTACGCGTTTCTTCTCTTCTTCTAAAACCTCAAATTTACCTCCTTGCATCGTTGTTGCTGTCTTAAACACAGACCGGACCAGAGATTTCACTCCTACCTGCTCAGCCGCCCGCCGGGATGGTACTATTTGTCCCTATGATAAGCCGGCAGGTGGTGGAGCTGAACAGTTCTATCGCTTTCTGATAGAGGAACTACGTCTGGAAGTGGAAAATAAAGTTCCTGCCAACGGTACAAACTTTCTTGTCGGACATTCATACGCAGGTTTATTTACCCTACAGACACTGTCAAATCACCCCGAGTCTTTTGACTCGTATATAGCAATAGATCCAAGCTTATGGTGGGACCGAGGAGTTTTTCTACAACAAGCTGCAAAGAATGTTTATCAAAAAGACTTCTCCGGCAAACATTTGTATGTTGCTTTCGCCACCCGCCAACGTCCTGCAATCAAACTTATTCAGTTTTCATTGGCCGACAGCTTAAAAAATAAGATCATCCCTGAAATGAAAAACAAGCATTTGCATGTCATTTATAAAAAATTTCCCGACGAGGTGCATGGCACTATTGCTCTTCCTGCCATTTTCGATGGGTTAAAATCTCTATTTCATAGCACTATTTCAACCAAAGAGGCAACATGA
- a CDS encoding MATE family efflux transporter, translating into MTTVIVTPLGVFAIAANSFAITAESLCICPVWDCRCCTTLVGQSIGADRRKLVRSFARITIFIWYDRYGVIGVLMYLFAPQIIG; encoded by the coding sequence ATGACAACAGTTATCGTGACTCCGTTGGGCGTCTTCGCCATCGCAGCCAATTCATTTGCCATTACAGCCGAAAGCCTCTGCATATGCCCAGTATGGGATTGCCGATGCTGCACGACACTGGTTGGGCAGAGTATCGGTGCCGATCGCCGGAAACTGGTCCGAAGTTTCGCCCGCATTACCATATTTATATGGTATGACCGTTATGGGGTTATAGGTGTACTCATGTATCTGTTCGCCCCCCAAATTATCGGTTAG
- a CDS encoding alpha/beta hydrolase: MKRTTILMAAFLCLFGLTESPAQNTHKNMEQLNLTQEWDKTFPKSDKVNHSKVTFINRYGITLAADLYAPKTIFGGKLPAIAVSGPFGAVKEQSSGLYAQTLAERGFLTVAFDPSFTGESGGQPRSVASPDINTEDFSAAVDYLATRPDVDAERIGIIGICGWGGFAINAAANDTRIKATVASTMYDISRCTANGYFDAADNADARYKIRQEFNTQRTEDYRTDTYPRTVMNPEPTGDAPQFIKDYYDYYKTERGYYPRSINSGLGWNKTSNLAFLNAPILAYADEIRSAVLLIHGEKAHSRYFSEDTFKKLKGDNKELMIIPGAVHTDLYDRTDIIPFDKLEEFFKEYLK; the protein is encoded by the coding sequence ATGAAACGTACAACTATTTTAATGGCTGCTTTCCTCTGCCTCTTCGGCCTGACGGAAAGCCCGGCACAAAACACTCACAAAAATATGGAACAGTTAAATCTGACACAGGAATGGGACAAGACGTTCCCGAAGAGCGACAAGGTGAACCATAGCAAAGTGACTTTCATAAATCGTTACGGCATCACGCTCGCCGCCGACCTGTATGCACCGAAAACGATTTTCGGAGGTAAACTGCCGGCCATTGCTGTCAGCGGTCCGTTTGGAGCTGTAAAGGAACAGTCGTCGGGACTGTATGCCCAGACACTTGCCGAACGAGGATTCCTGACGGTTGCTTTCGATCCTTCGTTTACTGGTGAAAGCGGTGGACAGCCTCGCAGCGTGGCTTCACCGGACATCAACACCGAAGACTTCTCGGCGGCGGTGGATTACCTTGCGACACGTCCGGATGTGGATGCCGAACGAATCGGCATCATTGGCATTTGTGGTTGGGGTGGTTTTGCTATCAATGCGGCTGCCAACGACACACGTATCAAGGCAACGGTAGCTTCCACTATGTACGACATCAGTCGCTGTACAGCAAACGGTTATTTCGATGCCGCAGACAATGCGGATGCACGCTACAAAATACGTCAGGAGTTTAACACCCAGCGCACGGAAGACTACCGTACCGACACTTATCCCCGCACCGTGATGAACCCGGAGCCTACCGGTGATGCACCACAGTTCATAAAGGATTATTACGATTATTACAAGACCGAACGAGGTTATTATCCCCGTTCCATCAACTCCGGTTTGGGCTGGAACAAAACCTCCAATCTTGCATTTCTCAACGCACCTATCCTTGCGTATGCCGATGAAATCCGCAGTGCCGTGTTGCTCATTCATGGAGAAAAAGCTCACTCCCGCTATTTTAGTGAGGATACTTTCAAGAAGCTGAAAGGCGACAATAAAGAACTGATGATTATTCCCGGTGCCGTACATACGGATTTATATGACCGGACAGACATTATTCCATTCGATAAGCTGGAGGAATTTTTCAAAGAATACTTAAAATAG
- a CDS encoding DeoR/GlpR family DNA-binding transcription regulator: MAAKLVPLFNEGDVILIDGGTSNLEVMRQLPKDKHFTIYTNCLPIASELSGYPKVDLVLLGGTVFPSSQTTVGVSVFQMVQSIYPDWVIVGVSDLHPQKGLTTSDREEAIIKRCMIKQGGKRVVLATGEKLNTARNYHVASLAEIDYIVTENSKVDYIKQHWTPYTYQIL; encoded by the coding sequence ATGGCTGCAAAATTAGTTCCTTTGTTCAACGAAGGAGATGTGATATTGATAGACGGAGGAACCTCGAACCTTGAAGTAATGCGGCAGTTACCGAAAGACAAGCATTTTACAATATATACCAACTGTTTGCCTATAGCCAGCGAACTGTCCGGTTATCCTAAAGTAGATTTAGTGCTTTTAGGAGGAACGGTATTTCCTTCTTCCCAAACAACGGTAGGCGTATCGGTATTTCAAATGGTACAATCTATTTATCCGGATTGGGTTATCGTAGGTGTAAGCGACCTTCATCCTCAAAAGGGTTTGACTACATCGGACAGAGAAGAAGCCATCATTAAGCGTTGTATGATTAAACAAGGAGGAAAACGGGTCGTACTTGCAACTGGCGAGAAACTGAATACCGCAAGAAATTATCATGTCGCTTCTTTGGCTGAAATAGATTATATCGTTACAGAGAATAGCAAAGTAGATTATATTAAGCAACACTGGACTCCTTACACGTATCAAATTTTATAA
- a CDS encoding sugar O-acetyltransferase — translation MKTEYQKCMDGEFFTADAEMSQIMYHCKRLVRSLNDTDMENTSERKKIMGELFGSIGDNVHVDIDFHCEYGINIHCGNDVIINMNCTFVDNNRINIGNNVLIASDVKMYTATHTTDVAGRTNTPENKRLSGCFCRTYSKPITIEDNVWIGGGAILLPGVTIGKNSVIGAGSVVTRSIPENCVAVGNPCRIIKHLDNI, via the coding sequence ATGAAAACGGAATATCAAAAATGTATGGATGGTGAATTTTTCACTGCCGATGCGGAAATGTCACAAATCATGTACCACTGCAAACGGCTTGTCCGAAGTCTTAACGATACTGATATGGAAAATACAAGTGAACGTAAAAAAATTATGGGTGAACTGTTCGGCTCGATAGGAGATAATGTACACGTTGACATCGATTTTCATTGCGAATATGGTATTAACATACACTGTGGCAATGATGTCATCATCAATATGAATTGTACATTCGTAGACAACAATCGCATCAACATTGGCAACAATGTACTCATTGCTTCAGATGTTAAGATGTACACCGCTACACACACGACTGATGTAGCCGGACGTACTAATACTCCTGAAAATAAAAGATTATCCGGTTGTTTCTGCCGCACTTATTCAAAACCAATCACAATAGAAGATAATGTCTGGATTGGTGGTGGCGCTATTTTACTACCAGGTGTTACTATTGGAAAAAATAGTGTGATTGGTGCTGGTAGTGTAGTAACTCGCTCAATTCCCGAAAATTGTGTAGCAGTAGGTAATCCTTGCCGAATAATAAAGCACCTTGATAATATCTAA
- a CDS encoding relaxase/mobilization nuclease domain-containing protein, translating into MIGKIKKGSGFKGCVNYVLGKEQAALLHADGVLTESRGDIIRSFCMQTGMNPDLKKPVGHIALSYSAVDAPKLTDEKMIQLAQEYMREMKITDTQYIIVRHQDREHPHVHIVFNRIDNNGKTISDRNDMYRNEQVCKKLKAKHGLYFAGGKERVKQHRLKEPDKSKYEIYTAVKDEIGKSRNWQQLQGRLAEKGITIRFKCKGQTNEVQGISFSKGEYTFKGSEIDRSFSFSKLDKCFGDAGLNTAGSRQQTAFASVREQAPTPGKADSPLISGSLGLFSASSPPVDEEPNLNLRKKKKKKKQLKL; encoded by the coding sequence ATGATTGGAAAAATAAAAAAAGGAAGCGGGTTTAAGGGTTGCGTGAACTATGTGCTTGGCAAGGAACAGGCGGCTTTGCTCCATGCGGACGGGGTACTGACAGAAAGCCGGGGAGATATAATTCGCAGCTTCTGCATGCAGACCGGGATGAATCCCGACTTGAAAAAGCCAGTCGGACACATTGCATTAAGCTATTCGGCAGTGGATGCGCCCAAATTGACAGACGAGAAGATGATACAGCTTGCGCAGGAATATATGCGTGAAATGAAAATCACCGATACGCAGTACATCATCGTGCGCCATCAAGACCGGGAACACCCACATGTGCATATCGTATTCAACCGTATAGACAACAACGGCAAGACCATTTCGGACAGGAACGACATGTACCGCAACGAGCAGGTATGCAAGAAGCTGAAAGCCAAGCACGGTCTTTACTTCGCTGGTGGTAAGGAACGGGTAAAGCAACACCGCCTGAAAGAGCCGGACAAGTCGAAATATGAGATTTACACGGCTGTAAAGGATGAAATCGGCAAATCCCGGAACTGGCAGCAGTTACAGGGGAGGTTAGCGGAAAAGGGTATTACAATCCGGTTCAAGTGCAAGGGGCAGACAAACGAAGTGCAGGGCATATCCTTTTCCAAAGGTGAATACACGTTCAAGGGTTCGGAGATAGACCGCAGTTTCAGTTTTTCCAAACTGGATAAATGTTTCGGGGATGCAGGTCTGAATACAGCAGGAAGCCGGCAGCAGACAGCTTTCGCGTCCGTTCGGGAACAAGCACCGACACCGGGCAAGGCTGACAGCCCGTTGATAAGCGGCTCACTGGGGCTGTTTTCCGCATCTTCGCCCCCAGTGGATGAAGAACCAAACTTGAATTTGAGAAAGAAGAAGAAAAAGAAAAAACAACTTAAACTGTAA
- a CDS encoding MobC family plasmid mobilization relaxosome protein: MTNIKDKPGGRPAKKRIEKQQRVVSTKLTELQYYAIRKRAGEAGLRVSEYVRQAVVSAEVIPRLNRQDADTIRKLAGEANNINQLAHRANAGGFALVAVELVKLKNRIVEIINQLSDDWKNKKRKRV; encoded by the coding sequence ATGACGAATATAAAGGATAAGCCGGGGGGACGTCCGGCAAAGAAACGGATAGAGAAACAGCAACGGGTAGTCAGCACGAAACTGACCGAGTTGCAGTATTATGCCATCAGGAAGCGAGCCGGAGAAGCCGGGTTGCGTGTCAGTGAGTATGTACGGCAGGCGGTTGTTTCGGCAGAGGTCATACCTCGACTGAACAGGCAGGATGCGGACACCATCCGCAAGCTGGCAGGGGAAGCCAACAACATCAACCAGTTGGCGCACCGGGCAAATGCCGGAGGTTTCGCACTGGTGGCGGTGGAACTGGTGAAACTCAAAAACAGGATTGTCGAAATTATAAACCAGCTATCGGATGATTGGAAAAATAAAAAAAGGAAGCGGGTTTAA
- a CDS encoding toprim domain-containing protein, producing MNIEDAKKISIADYLHSLGYSPVKRQGNGLWYKSPLREEHEASFKVNTDRNLWYDYGAGKGGNIITLAKELYCSDHVPYLLDRIAEQTPHVRPVSFSFPQRRTEPSFQHLEIHDLAHPALLHYLQGRGINIELAKRECKELHFTHNGKPYFAIGFPNMAGGYEVRNSFFKGCIAPKDITHIRQQGEPREKCLVFEGFMDYLSFLTLRVKNCPNMPCLEGQDYVILNSTANVSKAIDALSPYERIHCMLDNDAAGYRTTQAIALEYSYRVRDFSDNYRGYSDLNDYLCGRKQEQKNSTSQAQEVKQETGQRTAPRQKRGRGI from the coding sequence ATGAACATCGAAGATGCAAAGAAAATATCCATTGCGGACTATCTGCACAGTTTAGGCTACTCTCCTGTCAAACGGCAGGGCAACGGCTTGTGGTACAAATCACCGTTGAGGGAGGAACACGAAGCGTCTTTCAAGGTGAACACCGACCGCAACCTATGGTATGACTATGGCGCAGGCAAGGGTGGCAACATCATTACACTGGCAAAGGAACTTTACTGTTCCGACCATGTGCCATACCTGTTAGACCGGATAGCGGAGCAGACACCGCACGTCCGTCCGGTCAGTTTCTCTTTTCCCCAACGTAGGACAGAGCCGAGTTTCCAGCATTTGGAGATACACGACCTTGCCCATCCGGCATTGCTCCACTACCTGCAAGGACGGGGTATCAATATCGAACTGGCGAAAAGAGAATGTAAGGAACTCCATTTCACCCACAACGGCAAGCCTTATTTCGCTATCGGCTTCCCGAACATGGCAGGCGGCTACGAGGTGCGCAACTCCTTTTTCAAAGGCTGCATCGCCCCGAAAGACATCACCCACATACGGCAGCAGGGAGAGCCGAGAGAGAAATGTCTGGTGTTTGAGGGATTTATGGACTACCTCTCTTTCCTCACGCTCCGGGTGAAGAACTGCCCGAACATGCCTTGCTTGGAAGGTCAGGATTACGTCATTCTCAACTCCACCGCCAACGTGTCGAAAGCCATTGACGCATTGTCCCCGTATGAACGCATCCACTGTATGCTCGACAACGATGCGGCAGGGTATCGGACGACACAGGCTATCGCATTGGAATATTCCTACCGTGTGCGTGACTTCTCAGACAATTACAGGGGTTATTCGGACTTGAACGATTACCTGTGCGGCAGGAAGCAGGAACAGAAGAACAGCACCAGCCAAGCGCAGGAAGTAAAGCAGGAAACCGGACAACGCACAGCCCCAAGACAGAAAAGGGGCAGGGGCATTTAG
- a CDS encoding AAA family ATPase, with the protein MENKKKEETKQDAPMTKEDFAALWKSIHLKVTDTYEVPPEILWVNGSTIGTLGNFSASTGKAKSKKTFNISAIVAAALKNDEVLQYSAYLPPNKRKILYVDTEQSKYHCHKVMERILRLAGLPTDKDRDDFVFVVLREQTPDRRKQIIGYMLENMPDVGLLIIDGIRDLMYDINSPSESTDLINLLMRWSSGYNLHIHTVLHLNKGDDNTRGHIGTELNNKAETVLQVTKSTQDGNISEVKAMHIRDREFDPFAFRINDNALPEVVGGYVFQQPKQDRNFPLTELTEQQHREALENGFGKQAVQGYSNVIAALKRGYASIGYERGRNVLVLLNKFLVKKRMIVKEGKGYRYNPDFHY; encoded by the coding sequence ATGGAAAATAAGAAGAAAGAGGAGACCAAACAGGACGCTCCCATGACGAAAGAGGATTTTGCAGCCCTTTGGAAAAGCATCCACCTGAAAGTCACGGACACTTACGAAGTGCCGCCCGAAATCCTTTGGGTGAACGGCTCCACTATCGGCACGTTGGGCAATTTCAGCGCATCCACAGGCAAAGCCAAGAGCAAAAAGACGTTCAACATTTCCGCTATCGTTGCGGCAGCGTTGAAGAATGACGAGGTACTGCAATACTCGGCATACCTGCCACCGAACAAACGGAAAATACTCTATGTAGATACCGAGCAGAGCAAATACCATTGCCACAAGGTCATGGAGCGTATTTTGCGCCTTGCCGGACTGCCTACCGACAAGGACAGGGACGATTTCGTCTTTGTCGTGCTAAGGGAGCAGACACCCGACAGGCGGAAACAGATTATCGGCTATATGCTGGAGAATATGCCTGATGTGGGGTTGCTCATCATTGACGGAATCCGTGACTTGATGTACGACATCAACAGCCCCAGCGAATCGACCGACCTAATCAACCTCCTAATGCGCTGGTCAAGCGGCTATAACCTGCATATCCATACCGTATTGCATTTGAACAAGGGGGACGACAACACAAGGGGGCATATCGGTACGGAACTGAACAACAAGGCTGAAACCGTCCTGCAAGTCACCAAGAGCACACAGGACGGCAACATAAGCGAGGTAAAGGCGATGCACATACGTGACCGGGAGTTTGACCCGTTCGCATTCCGCATCAATGACAACGCCTTGCCCGAAGTCGTGGGCGGTTATGTATTCCAGCAGCCCAAGCAGGACAGGAACTTTCCGCTGACGGAACTGACGGAACAGCAGCACCGGGAAGCGTTGGAAAACGGTTTCGGCAAGCAGGCGGTACAGGGTTACTCCAATGTCATAGCGGCATTGAAACGGGGCTATGCGAGTATCGGCTACGAGCGTGGGCGCAATGTCCTTGTGTTGCTGAACAAGTTCCTTGTGAAAAAGCGCATGATTGTGAAAGAGGGTAAGGGCTACCGCTACAATCCCGATTTCCATTATTAA
- a CDS encoding helix-turn-helix domain-containing protein has product METSIEKRVAELENLVFLSKNVLSFDEASKFLNLSKSYLYKLTSGNLIPHYKPQGKMLYFEKTELEAWLRQNPVKTQAQIEQEAQKYILNRPLKK; this is encoded by the coding sequence ATGGAAACAAGTATTGAGAAGCGAGTTGCAGAACTCGAAAATTTAGTGTTCCTTTCAAAGAATGTGCTTAGCTTCGATGAAGCGAGCAAGTTTTTGAACCTTTCAAAAAGTTACCTGTACAAGTTGACTTCGGGTAACTTGATACCCCATTACAAGCCGCAGGGTAAGATGCTTTATTTTGAGAAAACGGAACTGGAAGCGTGGTTGCGTCAGAACCCGGTCAAGACACAGGCGCAGATAGAACAGGAAGCGCAGAAGTATATCCTTAACCGTCCTCTAAAGAAATAA